One genomic segment of Pandoraea thiooxydans includes these proteins:
- the lnt gene encoding apolipoprotein N-acyltransferase: MRVTTATLPHTRQGWSYATIGAVCGALHMLAFAPRDWWWLEIAALAGLYALVERSASVRQAIVSGWAFGLGWFLAGIWWLYVSMHTYGAMPAPIAGLAVVLFAIYLALFPALAAGLSRSLAPRPGVRRILCFAAAWLLSEWLRGTLFTGFPWLASGYAHTDGPLAGYAPVVGMYGVSAAAACSAALLATLCRGGMPLVRRLPPLLALLFVTGLGFGLSHIAWTHPSHRPISVRLLQGDVPQEMKFERSGVERAMRLYRDMIVAKPADLIVTPETAFPVLLQQIPDDVATPIRAFADATGSHILLGAVGDTLTPQGPTDFTNSLFGLTPGNRTLYRYDKHHLVPFGEFVPFGFRWFVDLMKIPLGDFHRGDAIQPSFAVGPNRIAGDICYEDLFGEEIARTLRHQAEPADLLVNASNLAWFGDTIALDQHLQIARMRSLETGRPMLMATNTGATAIIDANGRIQAALPRETPGVLEGSVQPYAGLTPYIRFGNWPALILAAAVLGAAAAIAKRNKTR; this comes from the coding sequence ATGCGCGTGACGACGGCAACACTGCCGCATACCCGGCAGGGCTGGTCGTATGCCACGATCGGCGCGGTATGCGGCGCGCTTCACATGCTGGCGTTCGCGCCGCGCGACTGGTGGTGGCTGGAGATCGCCGCCCTGGCCGGCCTTTATGCGCTGGTCGAGCGCAGCGCCAGCGTGCGCCAGGCCATCGTCAGCGGTTGGGCCTTTGGCCTGGGCTGGTTTCTGGCCGGCATCTGGTGGTTATACGTCAGCATGCATACGTATGGCGCCATGCCGGCGCCCATCGCCGGCCTGGCGGTGGTGCTGTTCGCAATTTACCTGGCACTCTTCCCCGCGTTGGCCGCTGGGCTGAGCAGAAGCCTTGCGCCGCGTCCGGGCGTGCGCCGCATCCTGTGTTTCGCTGCCGCATGGCTGTTATCGGAGTGGTTGCGCGGCACCCTTTTTACCGGCTTCCCGTGGCTTGCCAGCGGCTACGCGCATACCGACGGCCCGCTCGCCGGCTACGCCCCCGTGGTCGGCATGTATGGGGTGAGCGCCGCGGCGGCCTGCAGTGCGGCGCTGCTTGCCACCTTGTGCCGCGGCGGCATGCCGCTGGTGCGGCGCCTGCCGCCATTGCTGGCACTGCTGTTCGTGACCGGACTCGGCTTCGGCCTTTCTCATATTGCCTGGACCCATCCCAGCCACCGGCCGATCTCGGTGCGCCTGCTGCAAGGCGACGTCCCTCAGGAAATGAAATTCGAGCGCAGCGGCGTCGAGCGTGCCATGCGCCTATACCGCGACATGATCGTGGCCAAGCCGGCAGACCTGATCGTCACGCCGGAGACCGCCTTCCCGGTGCTGCTGCAGCAGATTCCGGACGACGTTGCCACGCCGATACGGGCATTTGCCGACGCCACCGGCTCGCACATCCTGCTGGGTGCGGTCGGCGACACGCTCACCCCGCAGGGTCCGACCGACTTCACCAACAGCCTGTTCGGGCTCACCCCCGGCAACCGGACGCTATACCGTTACGACAAGCACCATCTGGTGCCCTTCGGTGAATTCGTGCCCTTCGGCTTTCGCTGGTTCGTCGACCTGATGAAGATTCCGCTGGGCGACTTCCATCGCGGCGACGCGATTCAGCCCAGTTTTGCCGTCGGCCCGAACCGCATTGCCGGCGATATCTGCTACGAAGATCTGTTCGGCGAAGAGATCGCGCGCACCTTGCGGCATCAGGCAGAGCCCGCCGACTTGCTGGTCAACGCGTCGAATCTTGCCTGGTTCGGCGATACCATCGCACTCGACCAGCACTTGCAGATCGCCCGCATGCGTTCGCTGGAGACCGGGCGCCCGATGCTGATGGCGACCAACACCGGCGCAACCGCCATCATCGACGCCAACGGCCGGATCCAGGCGGCTTTGCCGCGCGAGACGCCCGGCGTGCTCGAAGGCTCGGTACAACCCTACGCTGGCCTCACGCCATACATCCGTTTCGGCAACTGGCCTGCGCTGATTCTGGCCGCAGCGGTGCTCGGCGCCGCCGCCGCCATCGCAAAACGTAACAAAACCCGCTAA
- the glyQ gene encoding glycine--tRNA ligase subunit alpha, translating into MLTFQQVILTLQDYWDKQGCALLQPYDMEVGAGTSHTATFLRAIGPEPWRAAYVQPSRRPKDGRYGENPNRLQHYYQYQVVLKPAPENILDLYLGSLRALGLDLTQNDVRFVEDDWENPTLGAWGLGWEVWLNGMEVTQFTYFQQVGGIDCKPVLGEITYGLERLAMYLQKVENVYDLIWTQWEENGQQRRLTYGDVFHQNEVEQSTYNFEFSNAELQFGFFDNYEAEARRLIEAQLALPAYEMILKAAHAFNLLDARGAISVTERAAYIGRIRALSRLVAQAYFDSRAKLGFPMWSWDGADADTLSKEYGDIYTAAMTVRSGAAVA; encoded by the coding sequence ATGCTCACCTTTCAACAGGTCATCCTGACCCTCCAGGATTACTGGGACAAACAGGGTTGCGCGCTGCTGCAGCCTTATGACATGGAAGTCGGGGCCGGCACCTCCCATACCGCAACGTTCCTGCGAGCCATCGGCCCGGAACCCTGGCGTGCGGCCTACGTGCAGCCGTCGCGCCGTCCCAAGGACGGCCGTTACGGCGAGAACCCCAATCGGCTGCAGCATTACTACCAATACCAGGTCGTGCTCAAGCCCGCGCCGGAAAACATCCTCGACCTTTACCTCGGTTCGCTGCGGGCGCTCGGACTCGACCTGACCCAAAACGACGTGCGCTTCGTCGAGGACGACTGGGAGAATCCGACGCTGGGCGCCTGGGGCCTGGGTTGGGAAGTGTGGCTCAACGGCATGGAAGTCACCCAATTCACCTATTTTCAGCAAGTCGGGGGCATCGACTGCAAGCCGGTGCTGGGCGAAATCACCTACGGCCTCGAACGGCTGGCCATGTACCTGCAAAAGGTCGAGAACGTCTACGACCTGATCTGGACGCAATGGGAAGAGAACGGCCAGCAGCGCCGCCTGACCTATGGCGACGTGTTTCACCAGAACGAGGTCGAGCAATCGACCTACAACTTCGAATTTTCGAATGCCGAACTGCAATTCGGCTTCTTCGACAACTACGAAGCCGAGGCCAGGCGGCTCATCGAGGCGCAACTGGCCCTGCCCGCCTATGAAATGATTCTCAAGGCGGCGCACGCCTTCAACCTGCTCGATGCCCGCGGCGCCATTTCGGTCACCGAGCGCGCGGCCTATATCGGCCGCATCCGCGCGCTGTCGCGCCTGGTGGCGCAAGCCTATTTCGACTCGCGCGCCAAACTCGGCTTCCCGATGTGGTCGTGGGACGGCGCCGACGCCGATACGCTCTCGAAGGAATACGGTGACATTTACACGGCGGCCATGACGGTGCGCTCCGGAGCTGCAGTCGCATGA
- the glyS gene encoding glycine--tRNA ligase subunit beta, which translates to MSHNTPLPLLVELFTEELPPKALARLGDAFAQGIERGLKERGLLPPEALATPFATPRRLAVGFDAVLGKAPDTAIRAKVLPVSVALDKDGNPAPPLAKKLAAMGFADLPLDALERASDGKAEAFFYTYTAPGLALAEALQAALDETLGKLPIPKVMNYQRPDGKSVQFVRPVHALVALHGSQIVPVTALGLAAGNTTLGHRFLSHGPISLDAAQNYAGLLAEQGKVIASYAERKATIRRELLAKAGGDHVVMPEALLDEVCALVEWPVVYECHFEAAFLEVPQECLILTMQTNQKYFAVTDRPLEQGGRLRNRFLIVSNIATATPQHIVEGNERVVRPRLADARFFFAQDQKKTLAQRVPQLAQVVYHNKLGTQLERTRRLEKLAGAIAADLGADPSQCERAAHLCKADLLTDMVGEFPELQGTMGTYYARHDGESEEVALACSEHYQPRFAGDNLPASLTGTVVALADKLETLVGIWGIGLHPTGEKDPFALRRHALGVLRILIEKPLPLSLPALLDAAYAQFTGGVKAPDYLADVYQFLLDRLRGYLKDKGYSANEIEAVLSQNPARMDDVLMRLEAVRAFSALPEAEALAAANKRIGNILRKAGEDRESSGIASIVTPALLKEDAERALAADVARVAPVVSERLTERAYGDALAALAQLRTAVDAFFNDVMVMADDMALRNNRLALLAQLHAQMNCVADISKLAA; encoded by the coding sequence ATGAGTCATAACACCCCCCTCCCGCTGCTGGTTGAATTATTCACCGAGGAACTGCCGCCCAAAGCGCTGGCGCGCCTGGGTGACGCCTTCGCGCAAGGCATCGAGCGCGGCCTGAAAGAGCGCGGCCTGTTGCCGCCCGAGGCGCTCGCAACACCATTCGCGACACCGCGGCGACTTGCCGTGGGTTTCGATGCCGTGCTGGGCAAGGCCCCCGATACGGCGATCCGCGCCAAGGTGCTGCCGGTGTCGGTGGCACTCGACAAAGACGGCAATCCGGCGCCGCCACTGGCAAAAAAGCTCGCCGCCATGGGCTTTGCCGATCTGCCGCTCGACGCCCTCGAGCGCGCCAGCGACGGCAAGGCCGAAGCTTTCTTTTACACCTATACGGCTCCTGGGCTGGCGCTGGCCGAGGCTCTGCAAGCCGCGCTGGATGAAACGCTCGGCAAGTTGCCGATCCCCAAGGTCATGAATTATCAGCGCCCGGATGGCAAATCCGTGCAATTCGTGCGCCCGGTGCATGCGCTGGTGGCCCTGCACGGCAGCCAGATCGTGCCGGTCACGGCGCTGGGACTCGCCGCCGGCAACACCACCCTGGGACACCGCTTTCTGTCACACGGCCCGATCTCGCTGGACGCGGCACAGAACTATGCCGGCCTCCTCGCCGAACAGGGCAAGGTAATCGCCAGCTACGCCGAACGCAAAGCGACGATTCGCCGCGAACTGCTGGCCAAGGCGGGGGGCGATCACGTGGTCATGCCCGAAGCCCTGCTCGACGAAGTGTGCGCGCTGGTGGAGTGGCCTGTGGTCTATGAGTGTCACTTCGAGGCGGCATTCCTGGAGGTCCCGCAGGAGTGCCTGATCCTGACCATGCAGACGAACCAGAAGTACTTTGCCGTGACCGACCGCCCGCTCGAGCAGGGCGGCCGCTTGCGCAACCGCTTTCTGATCGTCTCGAATATTGCCACCGCCACGCCGCAGCATATCGTCGAGGGCAACGAGCGCGTGGTGCGCCCGCGTCTGGCTGACGCCAGGTTCTTCTTCGCGCAGGACCAGAAAAAGACGCTGGCGCAGCGGGTGCCGCAATTGGCTCAGGTGGTCTATCACAACAAGCTCGGCACGCAGCTCGAACGCACCCGGCGGCTCGAGAAGCTGGCCGGTGCCATCGCCGCCGATCTCGGCGCAGACCCGTCTCAATGCGAGCGCGCGGCGCATTTGTGCAAAGCCGATCTGCTCACCGACATGGTCGGTGAATTCCCCGAGTTGCAAGGCACCATGGGCACCTACTATGCCCGCCATGACGGCGAGTCGGAGGAGGTCGCGCTGGCTTGCTCGGAGCACTATCAGCCGCGCTTTGCCGGCGACAACCTGCCGGCCTCCTTGACCGGCACCGTGGTGGCGCTGGCCGATAAGCTCGAAACGCTGGTCGGCATCTGGGGCATCGGCCTGCATCCGACCGGCGAAAAGGATCCGTTTGCGCTGCGCCGCCACGCGCTGGGCGTATTGCGCATTCTGATCGAAAAGCCGCTGCCGCTGTCGCTGCCCGCTTTGTTGGACGCGGCATACGCGCAATTCACCGGCGGCGTCAAGGCGCCCGATTATCTCGCCGACGTCTATCAGTTTTTGCTCGACCGGCTGCGTGGATACCTCAAAGACAAAGGGTATTCTGCCAATGAGATAGAAGCGGTACTCAGTCAGAACCCCGCTCGCATGGACGACGTGCTGATGCGCCTGGAAGCCGTACGCGCGTTCTCCGCGCTGCCGGAGGCCGAGGCCCTGGCGGCCGCCAACAAGCGTATCGGCAATATTCTCCGAAAAGCCGGTGAGGATCGCGAGAGCAGCGGCATCGCATCGATCGTGACCCCGGCGTTGCTCAAGGAGGACGCCGAGCGCGCGTTGGCCGCGGACGTCGCCAGGGTCGCCCCGGTGGTCAGCGAGCGCCTGACCGAGCGGGCCTATGGCGATGCGCTGGCCGCATTGGCACAATTGCGCACCGCCGTCGACGCCTTCTTCAACGACGTGATGGTGATGGCCGACGACATGGCGCTGCGCAACAACCGGTTGGCGCTACTCGCGCAGCTGCATGCGCAGATGAACTGCGTGGCCGATATTTCCAAACTCGCCGCGTAG
- the gmhB gene encoding D-glycero-beta-D-manno-heptose 1,7-bisphosphate 7-phosphatase, which produces MDARKEKTQPPHSRKLVILDRDGVINADSDQFIKSPEEWIAIPGALEAIARLNQAGYRVVVASNQSGIGRGLFDMVALNAIHTKMHRAAATAGARIDAVFFCPHTAEDRCECRKPKSGLLEEIARRYELSLSGVPIVGDSLRDLQAGVPLGCDPHLVLTGKGRKTLAHGNLPPHTQVHDSLQAFALDFLAAGQD; this is translated from the coding sequence ATGGACGCCCGCAAGGAAAAGACGCAGCCGCCCCACTCACGCAAGCTCGTGATTCTCGATCGGGACGGCGTTATCAACGCCGACTCGGATCAGTTCATCAAATCTCCGGAGGAGTGGATCGCCATCCCCGGGGCGCTCGAGGCAATTGCCCGCCTGAATCAGGCCGGCTACCGGGTTGTGGTGGCCAGCAACCAGTCGGGTATCGGCCGCGGGCTGTTCGACATGGTCGCGCTCAATGCCATCCACACCAAGATGCATCGCGCCGCGGCCACCGCTGGCGCGCGCATCGACGCGGTCTTTTTCTGTCCGCACACCGCAGAGGATCGCTGCGAATGCCGCAAGCCAAAGTCCGGCCTGCTCGAGGAGATCGCGCGACGCTACGAACTCAGCCTGAGCGGCGTGCCGATCGTCGGGGATTCGTTGCGCGACCTGCAGGCCGGCGTACCGCTGGGCTGCGATCCGCATTTGGTCCTCACCGGCAAGGGCCGTAAAACACTCGCGCACGGCAACCTGCCGCCACACACCCAGGTGCACGACAGTCTGCAAGCGTTCGCCCTGGATTTTCTTGCCGCAGGGCAGGACTGA
- a CDS encoding lysophospholipid acyltransferase family protein encodes MLFFRSLLFFLFQIFWTIPYAVACMVAFPFMRAQSRYWFAVGWCRTMLKAADGLCGIRFTVIGRENLPDRPAVVLSKHQSAWETIALPALMPRPLCYVFKRELLYIPFFGWALGLLSMIHINRKDGINAFNSVVTQGKARLAEGSWIIIFPEGTRTPTGSRRKYKSGGARLATSTQVPVIPIAHNAGRAWPRKSFLKYPGLITVSIGPLIETAGLTPEQVGGKVEAWIEAEMERIDPQAYRS; translated from the coding sequence ATGCTTTTTTTTCGCTCTCTGCTGTTTTTCCTGTTCCAGATTTTCTGGACCATCCCCTACGCCGTGGCCTGCATGGTCGCCTTTCCTTTCATGCGTGCGCAAAGCCGCTACTGGTTTGCGGTTGGCTGGTGCCGCACCATGCTGAAGGCCGCCGACGGGCTGTGCGGCATTCGGTTCACCGTCATAGGCAGGGAGAATCTCCCCGACAGACCGGCGGTCGTGCTGTCGAAACACCAGTCCGCGTGGGAAACCATTGCCTTGCCGGCGCTCATGCCGCGGCCGCTGTGCTACGTCTTCAAGCGGGAGTTGCTCTACATCCCCTTTTTTGGCTGGGCTTTGGGCCTTCTGAGCATGATTCACATCAACCGCAAGGACGGCATCAACGCGTTCAACTCGGTCGTCACGCAAGGTAAGGCGCGCTTGGCCGAGGGTTCGTGGATCATCATCTTTCCGGAAGGCACGCGCACGCCGACCGGAAGTCGGCGCAAATACAAGTCGGGCGGCGCACGGCTGGCCACCTCCACGCAGGTGCCGGTCATTCCGATCGCTCACAATGCCGGCCGGGCCTGGCCTCGAAAATCGTTTCTCAAATATCCGGGTCTCATCACAGTGTCGATCGGGCCGTTAATCGAAACGGCCGGCTTGACGCCGGAACAGGTCGGCGGCAAAGTGGAAGCCTGGATCGAGGCTGAAATGGAGCGTATCGATCCGCAAGCCTACCGTTCCTGA
- a CDS encoding M48 family metallopeptidase — protein MRPAPAVRPASPRRSSPHTEPQSQLELPFFGADDGARDAVPMPLPSNPPAAAPGTPSRHQRALALDGHVLSYHFKRSSRRTIGFIVDESGLTVTAPRWVTIADVEAAIAEKQRWIFAKLAEWQDRAVRRRVPRVTWVDGASLPYLGQPLMLRLGRPGGPGGPLHDAASGTLWLDLPPQAQAQQMRDRVQGWLQQQARLLFVERLDFYALRLGTRYTALALSSAATRWGSCSADGRIRLNWRLIHFPLSVIDYVVAHELAHLKEMNHGPRFWQTVASVFPDFEIARANLKEHAPELVPEF, from the coding sequence ATGCGGCCCGCCCCTGCTGTGCGCCCTGCCTCGCCGCGACGCTCGTCGCCCCATACCGAGCCACAGTCGCAACTCGAACTGCCCTTTTTCGGTGCCGACGACGGCGCGCGTGATGCCGTACCGATGCCCCTGCCGAGCAATCCGCCGGCGGCCGCTCCTGGCACACCGTCCCGGCATCAGCGCGCGCTGGCGCTCGACGGACATGTGTTGAGTTATCACTTCAAGCGATCGTCGCGCCGAACCATCGGCTTTATCGTCGACGAATCCGGTCTCACCGTAACGGCGCCACGCTGGGTGACCATTGCGGATGTCGAGGCCGCCATTGCCGAAAAACAGCGCTGGATTTTTGCCAAACTTGCCGAATGGCAAGACCGGGCGGTGCGCCGCCGTGTACCGCGCGTGACGTGGGTCGACGGCGCCAGCCTCCCTTATCTGGGCCAGCCACTGATGCTGCGGCTTGGCCGCCCGGGCGGTCCCGGCGGCCCGCTTCACGACGCCGCAAGCGGCACGCTTTGGCTGGACCTGCCGCCTCAGGCACAAGCACAACAGATGCGTGATCGCGTCCAGGGGTGGCTGCAGCAGCAGGCGCGGCTGCTTTTTGTCGAGCGCCTCGACTTTTATGCCCTGCGCCTAGGCACGCGTTATACGGCTCTGGCGCTGTCATCCGCAGCCACCCGCTGGGGCAGCTGCAGCGCCGATGGACGGATTCGGCTCAACTGGCGGCTGATCCACTTTCCGCTGAGCGTTATCGACTATGTCGTCGCGCACGAACTGGCCCACCTCAAGGAAATGAATCATGGTCCGCGGTTCTGGCAAACCGTGGCGTCGGTCTTCCCCGATTTCGAAATCGCCCGCGCCAACCTCAAGGAGCATGCGCCGGAACTGGTTCCGGAGTTCTGA
- the gloA gene encoding lactoylglutathione lyase, producing MNILHTMLRVGDLQRSIDFYTKILGMRLLRKSENPEYKYTLAFVGYGGEGAAELELTYNWGVSTYELGTAFGHIAISVDDAYAACERIKAVGGKVTREAGPVKGGTTVIAFVEDPDGYKIELIQKSSAAVTL from the coding sequence ATGAACATCCTTCATACCATGCTGCGCGTGGGTGACCTGCAACGCTCGATCGACTTCTACACAAAGATCCTGGGCATGCGGTTACTGCGCAAAAGCGAGAATCCGGAATACAAATACACCCTGGCTTTTGTCGGCTATGGCGGCGAAGGAGCGGCCGAGCTGGAGCTGACCTACAACTGGGGCGTCTCGACGTATGAACTCGGCACCGCTTTCGGTCATATCGCGATTTCGGTCGACGACGCCTACGCGGCCTGCGAACGCATCAAGGCGGTTGGCGGCAAGGTGACGCGTGAAGCCGGCCCGGTCAAGGGCGGCACGACCGTCATCGCGTTCGTCGAAGATCCTGACGGCTACAAGATTGAACTGATCCAGAAATCGTCGGCTGCCGTGACGTTGTGA
- a CDS encoding DMT family transporter, producing MIVLCAIWGLQQVAIKVAVPTVPAVLQAGVRSTIATVLVMLWMASRGQPVWKRDGTQGAGLLAGLLFAGEFACVFIGLTHTSASRMAVFLYTAPCFTALGLHWFVPGERLRKSQWVGIALAFGGMLLAFADGLSASHTGRSTWLGDSLGILAGIFWAATTVLVRATSLADASPSRTLLYQLAVSSIALLALAGVDGHWRIQALPPLVVASILYQAAVVAFISYLAWFWLLTRYMASRLSVFSFLTPLFGVSFGVLLLGDQIGPRFLGASAMVLTGIALVNLRR from the coding sequence ATGATCGTGCTTTGCGCGATCTGGGGGCTGCAGCAAGTCGCTATCAAGGTCGCCGTGCCGACCGTTCCCGCTGTGCTACAAGCGGGCGTTCGCTCGACCATCGCCACCGTGCTGGTAATGCTTTGGATGGCCTCGCGTGGCCAACCGGTATGGAAGCGCGATGGCACCCAAGGCGCGGGGTTGCTCGCCGGCTTGCTGTTTGCCGGCGAGTTCGCTTGCGTGTTCATTGGCTTGACGCACACGTCGGCCTCGCGCATGGCCGTCTTCTTGTATACGGCGCCCTGCTTTACCGCACTCGGCCTGCACTGGTTCGTGCCCGGGGAGCGGCTACGCAAATCGCAGTGGGTGGGGATCGCCCTGGCGTTCGGCGGCATGCTGTTGGCCTTCGCCGACGGCCTGAGCGCATCACACACCGGACGGAGCACATGGCTGGGCGATAGCCTCGGGATTCTGGCCGGCATTTTTTGGGCCGCAACCACAGTACTCGTGCGCGCCACCTCGCTGGCCGACGCCAGCCCGAGCAGGACCCTGCTTTACCAGTTGGCGGTGTCTTCGATCGCCCTGCTGGCGCTCGCCGGTGTCGACGGCCACTGGCGAATTCAGGCGTTGCCGCCCTTGGTCGTCGCCAGCATACTTTACCAGGCCGCAGTGGTCGCGTTTATCAGCTATCTGGCTTGGTTTTGGCTATTGACGCGTTACATGGCCTCGCGCCTGTCGGTCTTCTCGTTCCTGACGCCGCTGTTCGGCGTGAGCTTCGGGGTACTTTTGCTGGGTGATCAGATCGGCCCGCGCTTTTTGGGTGCCTCCGCCATGGTGCTCACGGGGATCGCGCTGGTCAACCTGCGGCGCTAG
- the rsmA gene encoding 16S rRNA (adenine(1518)-N(6)/adenine(1519)-N(6))-dimethyltransferase RsmA, with product MVKPPHRPAAHQGHIARKRFGQNFLVDLGIIDAIVAAIAPQRQDLMVEIGPGLGALTAPLLEHLDHLHAVELDRDLLGRLEKRFGARLTLHAGDALAFDFGQLAPSGGLRIVGNLPYNISSPLLFHLMQFADRVRDQHFMLQDEVVDRMVAEPGTKDYGRLSVMLQFRYWMDKVLDVPPTSFNPPPKVNSAVVRMIPLARADLPSVDPVVLGRVVASAFSQRRKMLRNTLAEYLEHVDFEALAFDLTRRAEEVPVAEYVALANAVAACTPPASAAG from the coding sequence ATGGTCAAACCCCCGCACCGGCCGGCGGCCCACCAGGGCCACATCGCGCGCAAGCGTTTCGGGCAGAATTTTCTTGTCGATCTGGGCATCATCGACGCTATCGTTGCGGCCATTGCGCCGCAACGCCAGGATCTGATGGTCGAGATCGGCCCGGGACTCGGCGCGCTGACCGCGCCGCTGCTCGAGCATCTGGATCATCTGCACGCGGTCGAACTCGACCGCGATCTGCTGGGACGGCTGGAAAAGCGCTTTGGCGCCCGACTGACGCTGCACGCGGGTGACGCACTGGCGTTCGACTTCGGTCAACTCGCGCCGAGCGGCGGATTGCGCATCGTTGGCAATCTGCCGTACAACATCTCCAGTCCGCTGCTTTTTCATTTGATGCAATTCGCCGACCGCGTGCGCGACCAGCACTTCATGCTGCAGGACGAAGTCGTCGATCGCATGGTGGCCGAACCGGGCACCAAGGACTATGGGCGCCTGTCGGTCATGCTGCAGTTCCGCTACTGGATGGACAAGGTACTGGACGTGCCCCCGACATCGTTCAACCCGCCCCCCAAGGTCAATTCAGCGGTGGTGAGAATGATCCCGCTGGCACGAGCGGATTTGCCCTCGGTCGATCCGGTAGTGCTGGGACGTGTGGTGGCCAGCGCGTTTTCGCAACGACGCAAGATGCTGCGCAACACGCTGGCCGAGTATCTCGAGCATGTCGATTTCGAGGCGCTCGCTTTTGATCTGACGCGTCGCGCCGAAGAGGTCCCGGTGGCCGAGTATGTCGCGCTGGCCAACGCGGTTGCCGCGTGCACGCCGCCAGCTAGCGCCGCAGGTTGA
- the pdxA gene encoding 4-hydroxythreonine-4-phosphate dehydrogenase PdxA translates to MVTADRPLELAVTSGEPAGVGPELTIQALAQLDTQNELTDVRCHVLGDADLLAQRAGAVGLQAEWADMLAGGRVVMTHHALAVPAAPGHLDARNGPYVLALLDDAIDGALHGRYDALVTAPLQKSTINDAGVPFTGHTEYLAQRTGVAKVVMMLAGGGLRVALATTHLPLARVPAALERGDLLATLRIIDADLGRYFSKRRPRILVTGLNPHAGEHGYLGREEIDVIAPALADARAEGIDAMGPYPADTLFQPHYLADADCVLAMYHDQGLPVLKYASFGRGVNITLGLPIIRTSVDHGTALDLAGSGRADCGSLIEALRTANQMARTARRIEPAA, encoded by the coding sequence ATGGTGACCGCCGACCGCCCGCTCGAACTGGCCGTGACCTCCGGTGAACCCGCCGGAGTGGGGCCGGAGCTGACAATTCAGGCGCTCGCACAACTCGACACCCAAAATGAGTTGACCGACGTTCGGTGCCACGTGCTGGGCGATGCCGATTTGCTGGCGCAGCGGGCCGGCGCGGTCGGTCTGCAAGCCGAGTGGGCCGACATGCTCGCCGGCGGCCGGGTTGTCATGACTCATCACGCGCTGGCCGTACCGGCCGCGCCCGGGCATCTCGATGCCCGTAATGGCCCATATGTTCTGGCATTGCTCGACGACGCGATCGACGGCGCACTGCACGGGCGCTACGACGCACTGGTCACGGCGCCATTACAGAAGAGCACCATCAACGACGCCGGCGTGCCGTTTACCGGCCATACGGAGTATCTGGCGCAGCGCACGGGTGTTGCCAAAGTGGTGATGATGCTGGCCGGCGGCGGCTTGCGCGTTGCTCTGGCCACTACGCACCTGCCGCTCGCCCGCGTACCCGCGGCGCTCGAACGCGGTGATTTGCTGGCTACGCTGCGCATCATCGACGCGGATTTGGGCCGTTATTTCAGCAAGCGCCGCCCGCGCATCCTTGTCACCGGGCTCAATCCGCATGCCGGCGAGCACGGTTATCTCGGGCGTGAGGAGATCGACGTGATCGCGCCAGCGCTGGCCGACGCCCGTGCCGAAGGTATTGATGCGATGGGGCCGTATCCGGCCGATACGCTGTTTCAGCCGCATTATCTGGCCGATGCCGATTGCGTGTTGGCCATGTATCACGATCAGGGCCTGCCGGTTCTCAAGTACGCCAGTTTCGGGCGCGGCGTCAATATTACGCTCGGCTTGCCGATCATTCGCACGTCGGTCGATCACGGCACGGCGCTCGATCTGGCCGGCTCGGGCCGCGCCGATTGCGGCAGCCTCATCGAGGCACTGCGCACGGCGAACCAGATGGCGCGAACTGCGCGTCGGATCGAACCCGCCGCCTAA